In the genome of Sorangium aterium, one region contains:
- a CDS encoding glutathione S-transferase family protein, with translation MAIVLYHHPFSRAANTVWMLEEVGVEYELKFVDIMAGDQKKEDVTKLNPMGKLPLLVDGGTVVTESAAIGLYLADRYAPGRLAPKLDDAARGAYFRWSLFAPSVIEPGSMAKAGNWEFRAGSAGWGNYDDMLATMESAIAGRDFVLGKEFSMADVIFGGTIAYMLDFKMLEPRPSFTGYAERVKARPAYAKSEARNKAVMDERGLKMPGA, from the coding sequence ATGGCCATCGTTCTTTACCACCACCCGTTTTCGCGCGCCGCCAACACTGTGTGGATGCTCGAGGAAGTCGGCGTCGAGTACGAGCTCAAGTTCGTCGACATCATGGCCGGCGACCAGAAGAAGGAGGACGTCACGAAGCTCAATCCGATGGGCAAGCTGCCCTTGCTCGTCGACGGCGGCACCGTCGTCACCGAATCCGCGGCGATCGGCCTCTATCTCGCGGATCGCTATGCCCCGGGCCGCCTCGCGCCGAAGCTCGACGACGCGGCGCGCGGCGCTTATTTTCGCTGGTCGCTCTTCGCCCCCTCGGTCATCGAGCCCGGCTCGATGGCCAAGGCCGGCAACTGGGAGTTCCGCGCCGGCTCCGCCGGTTGGGGCAACTACGACGACATGCTCGCGACGATGGAATCGGCCATCGCTGGCCGTGACTTCGTCCTCGGCAAGGAGTTCTCGATGGCCGACGTCATCTTCGGCGGCACCATCGCGTACATGCTCGACTTCAAGATGCTCGAGCCGCGCCCGAGCTTCACCGGATACGCCGAGCGGGTCAAAGCCCGCCCGGCGTACGCGAAGAGCGAGGCGCGCAACAAAGCCGTGATGGACGAGCGCGGCCTCAAGATGCCTGGGGCTTAG
- a CDS encoding beta-L-arabinofuranosidase domain-containing protein, with translation MSKRILQYRRSLSGVTALTVSLLFGALAPGVASAADPVEKLQEFELDEVSVTDAYYQNISSKEIAYIMSLDPNRLLAGFKAVSQGKDPGNSPGLTLYGGWEGGWSLLRGHTIGHYMSAMAQAYKQLNGSDAERSAAIAQKIDYTISQLKSFQDASPKGYLFASPETHFDVVEGKASGSSWAPWYTMHKIIAGLIDVYKFEGNATALEIASKLGDWTYNRSSTWNADLRRKVLGVEYGGMNDCLYDLYRLTNKANHLAAAHIFDEDSLFTPISQGNNILPGKHANTQIPKFIGALNRYRTLGEAENFYYSAAEKFWTIVLRDHTYVTGGNSQLEHFHEPGKLDAQRDNVNNETCNAYNMLKLSRGLFKATGDVKYADYYEQTHLNEIMSAVNPTNGMTTYFKPMGTGYFKVFGKPEDTFWCCNGTGMENYTKLNDSLYFHDDTDLYVNMFLSSTLSWSARGLSLKQTSNFPLSDKAVFEITAAPADAVTINFRKPSWVARCQPVTITVNGQACDATEANGYLTVGRTWKPGDKVELTLPMEVKVSRLPDNPNAVAFVYGPVVLSAGLGTERMLSEPQWASEKATIPAGVVIKDTIGINNGITINEWIADIENNLVQTPGKAEFTLRNTDSNSTLTFTPHYQRYADRYGIYFRLTGTAGQNIPDTGECSPPPGAGTLCDSVSSSDSVGSAGSGSTASSSTASSSTGSSSTGSGSTGSGSTGSGATGGPSEGSSGGSGGADGGTTDQGSSGCSCSVGRDSSERWDFAALLGLGLVAWRRGRRREAPQGSRSSGAR, from the coding sequence ATGAGCAAGAGAATCCTGCAGTACCGGCGCTCGCTCTCGGGCGTCACCGCGTTGACTGTTTCGCTCCTGTTTGGAGCCCTCGCTCCAGGGGTGGCGTCCGCCGCGGACCCCGTCGAGAAGCTGCAGGAGTTCGAGCTGGACGAGGTGAGCGTGACCGACGCGTACTACCAGAACATCTCTTCGAAAGAGATCGCGTACATCATGAGCCTCGACCCCAACCGACTTCTGGCGGGCTTCAAGGCGGTGTCGCAAGGAAAGGACCCTGGGAATTCGCCCGGCCTCACTCTCTACGGCGGGTGGGAGGGTGGCTGGAGCCTTCTGCGCGGGCACACGATAGGCCACTACATGTCCGCCATGGCGCAAGCGTACAAACAGCTGAACGGCTCCGACGCGGAGCGAAGCGCCGCCATCGCGCAGAAGATCGACTACACGATCAGCCAGTTGAAATCATTTCAAGACGCGAGTCCCAAAGGATACCTGTTCGCGTCGCCGGAGACGCACTTCGACGTCGTCGAGGGGAAGGCCAGCGGCTCCAGCTGGGCGCCATGGTACACGATGCACAAGATCATCGCGGGCCTCATCGACGTCTACAAGTTCGAAGGAAATGCGACAGCCCTCGAAATCGCGAGCAAGCTGGGGGACTGGACGTACAATCGCAGCTCAACCTGGAACGCGGACCTTCGAAGGAAGGTCCTGGGCGTCGAGTACGGCGGCATGAACGACTGCCTGTACGATCTGTACAGGCTGACGAACAAAGCCAATCACCTGGCGGCAGCCCACATCTTCGACGAGGACTCGCTCTTCACTCCGATTTCTCAAGGCAACAACATCCTGCCAGGCAAGCACGCCAATACGCAGATCCCCAAGTTCATCGGCGCCCTGAACCGCTATCGGACGCTGGGCGAAGCGGAGAACTTCTACTACTCCGCGGCAGAAAAGTTCTGGACCATCGTGCTGAGGGATCACACCTATGTCACCGGTGGGAATAGCCAGCTCGAGCACTTTCACGAGCCCGGGAAGCTGGACGCGCAACGGGACAATGTCAACAACGAGACGTGCAACGCGTACAACATGCTGAAGCTCTCGAGAGGGCTCTTCAAAGCCACGGGGGACGTCAAGTACGCCGACTACTACGAGCAGACCCATCTCAACGAAATCATGTCTGCCGTCAATCCGACGAACGGAATGACGACCTACTTCAAGCCGATGGGAACAGGGTACTTCAAGGTGTTCGGCAAACCGGAGGACACTTTCTGGTGCTGCAACGGAACCGGCATGGAGAACTACACCAAGCTCAATGACAGCTTGTACTTCCATGACGACACGGATCTGTACGTCAACATGTTCCTCAGCTCGACGTTGTCCTGGTCCGCGCGGGGTCTGTCGTTGAAACAGACCTCGAATTTCCCGCTCTCCGACAAGGCGGTTTTCGAGATTACCGCTGCCCCGGCCGATGCGGTCACGATCAACTTCAGAAAGCCCTCCTGGGTTGCTCGGTGCCAGCCCGTGACGATCACGGTCAACGGTCAGGCATGCGACGCGACGGAGGCGAACGGCTACCTCACGGTAGGTCGCACCTGGAAGCCCGGAGACAAGGTGGAGCTCACGCTGCCAATGGAGGTGAAGGTGTCGAGGCTCCCCGACAACCCCAACGCGGTGGCGTTCGTCTACGGACCGGTCGTCTTGAGCGCCGGCCTCGGGACGGAGAGGATGCTGTCGGAGCCCCAGTGGGCATCCGAGAAGGCTACCATTCCGGCTGGTGTCGTCATCAAAGACACCATCGGCATCAACAACGGCATCACGATCAACGAGTGGATCGCCGACATCGAGAACAACTTGGTTCAAACCCCGGGCAAGGCGGAATTCACGCTGCGGAACACAGATTCCAATAGCACGTTGACGTTCACTCCGCACTATCAGCGGTACGCAGACAGGTACGGCATCTACTTCCGTCTCACGGGGACGGCGGGCCAAAACATCCCGGACACCGGCGAATGCTCGCCCCCTCCTGGAGCTGGCACGCTGTGCGATAGCGTCTCGTCTTCGGATAGCGTCGGATCGGCTGGCAGCGGTTCGACCGCCAGCAGCTCGACCGCCAGCAGCTCGACCGGCAGCAGCTCGACCGGCAGCGGCTCGACCGGCAGCGGCTCGACCGGCAGCGGTGCGACTGGCGGCCCGTCCGAGGGCAGCTCCGGTGGATCGGGGGGCGCGGATGGTGGCACCACGGACCAGGGCAGTTCGGGTTGTTCCTGCAGTGTCGGTCGTGATTCGTCGGAACGCTGGGACTTCGCCGCGCTGCTCGGCCTTGGCCTGGTCGCGTGGCGCCGGGGGAGACGTCGTGAGGCGCCGCAGGGGTCGCGGAGCTCTGGTGCGCGATAA
- a CDS encoding NADP-dependent oxidoreductase, translating to MQKLSDQLSTSGSRAVRLDSFGGPEVLEICEVPAPQAGPGQVRVRVTAAGLNPMDWFMTADADTAVRFGLSLPAGFGTDYAGVVDQVGDGVTGFAPGDRVFGGALSRAVADFVVVDPTGGIAANEAHHTPDGVDDRTAATLTIAGRTASAALAVVELGPDDTVLIGGAAGGVGVFVVQMARIAGARVIGTGSATSADFLRALGAEPVAYGDGLADRVRALAPRGITAAIDLHGMETAHAARALGVPDTRITTIAAQVDGITPTNGANAAPGALEKLARLIATGRLRVPIAASFPVEQIRAAVELQAGRHVKGKVVIDL from the coding sequence ATGCAGAAACTGAGCGATCAGCTGTCGACGAGCGGGAGCCGGGCGGTCCGGCTCGATTCCTTCGGCGGCCCCGAAGTCCTGGAGATCTGTGAGGTTCCAGCTCCGCAGGCCGGACCGGGACAGGTCCGTGTTCGGGTCACCGCGGCCGGGCTGAACCCGATGGACTGGTTCATGACCGCTGATGCGGACACCGCCGTCCGGTTCGGCTTGAGCCTGCCGGCCGGGTTCGGGACCGACTACGCGGGAGTCGTCGACCAGGTCGGTGACGGGGTGACCGGCTTCGCACCTGGCGACCGGGTGTTCGGCGGCGCCCTGTCCCGCGCGGTCGCCGACTTCGTGGTGGTCGACCCGACCGGGGGCATCGCGGCGAACGAGGCCCATCACACCCCCGACGGCGTCGACGACCGCACCGCCGCCACCCTCACGATCGCCGGACGCACGGCGTCCGCCGCCCTGGCCGTTGTCGAGCTTGGGCCGGACGACACCGTGTTGATCGGCGGCGCGGCGGGCGGAGTCGGGGTATTCGTCGTCCAGATGGCCCGGATCGCAGGGGCGCGCGTGATCGGGACGGGATCGGCGACATCGGCCGATTTCCTGCGCGCTCTCGGAGCCGAGCCGGTCGCCTACGGCGACGGCCTGGCGGACCGGGTCCGTGCCCTCGCTCCCCGCGGTATCACCGCTGCGATCGACCTTCATGGAATGGAGACGGCGCACGCCGCAAGGGCACTCGGCGTCCCTGACACGCGCATCACGACCATCGCCGCCCAGGTCGACGGGATCACACCAACCAACGGCGCCAACGCCGCCCCCGGCGCCCTGGAAAAGCTCGCTCGCCTGATTGCGACCGGCCGACTCCGGGTACCCATCGCCGCAAGCTTCCCGGTCGAGCAAATCCGCGCCGCGGTCGAGCTCCAGGCCGGCCGGCACGTGAAGGGCAAGGTCGTCATCGACCTCTAG
- a CDS encoding TetR/AcrR family transcriptional regulator: MTEAESRAPRADATRNRDQLLAVATRVFASADTEPSMRAIAREAGVGIATLYRHFPTRESLVDAVYRSQVVRLTTGARELLDRLPPAAAMRRWMDLFGDWIATKNGMLDTLLAMIETGEIAHDQTRIELLAAITTMLDAGRAVGDLRRDVTAEDIAASLIGIFTVAPKPQRGALASRLLDLLMDGLRPPVISRSLLAR, encoded by the coding sequence TTGACTGAGGCGGAGAGCCGCGCACCACGGGCGGACGCAACCCGTAACCGCGATCAGTTGCTCGCGGTGGCGACCCGCGTGTTCGCGTCGGCTGACACCGAGCCGTCGATGCGTGCGATCGCCCGCGAGGCCGGGGTCGGCATCGCCACGCTCTACCGGCACTTCCCCACCAGAGAGTCGCTGGTCGATGCGGTCTACCGGAGCCAGGTCGTGCGGCTGACGACCGGCGCCCGCGAGCTGCTCGACCGACTGCCGCCGGCCGCGGCGATGCGGCGCTGGATGGACCTGTTCGGCGACTGGATCGCGACCAAGAACGGCATGCTCGACACGCTGCTGGCGATGATCGAGACAGGCGAGATCGCCCACGACCAGACCCGAATCGAGCTGCTCGCGGCCATCACCACAATGCTCGACGCCGGCCGCGCGGTGGGTGACCTCCGCCGAGACGTCACCGCCGAAGACATCGCCGCGAGTCTCATCGGCATCTTCACGGTGGCCCCCAAGCCCCAGCGAGGAGCTCTTGCCAGTCGCCTGTTGGACCTCCTCATGGATGGACTGCGGCCTCCAGTGATCAGTCGCAGCCTCTTGGCCAGATAG
- a CDS encoding DUF3556 domain-containing protein — protein MPLLRPLAPPYDPLDWAKRPFPERARMVCEAWALQGSGAPLAVYVLHAVKLALYAGAWVLFCSTSPSLGGLSTIGDWWLRPLAFQKAILWSMLFEGLGLGCGFGPLSGRYAPPVGGALYFLRPGTTKLALFARAPLLGGTRRTPLDVALYLALLALLVRALLAPALGASHLVPIAALVPVLAVADRTIFLALRAEHYWTTVVVFAATADWIGGAKAVQLALWLWAGVSKLNHHFPTVVCVMTSNSPLARFAWLRRRMYVRYPDDLRPSRLAIAMSHAGTALELGVPIVLARSTGQTTIAVGIAMALALHAFITSNVPMGAPIEWNLMVVYGVFALFWAHPGAYPFDVGPPLLGALLAIMLVAVPLLGNIAPGRISFLLAMRYYAGNWPYSVWLFRGDSYRKLDRLVKAAPWIYDQLGRFYDRATSVGLVGKVLAFRLMHLQGRALPVLLPKAIEGPLHEYEYLDGELVGGLALGWNFGDGHLHRDGLLRAIQDQCGFAPGELRCIFVESQPLGGAKMAYQIHDAASGLLDAGELDARELRGRQPWAGP, from the coding sequence GTGCCCCTGCTGCGTCCGCTCGCCCCGCCGTACGATCCGCTCGACTGGGCGAAGCGGCCGTTCCCCGAGCGCGCACGCATGGTCTGCGAGGCGTGGGCGCTGCAGGGCTCCGGCGCGCCGCTCGCCGTCTACGTGCTCCACGCGGTCAAGCTCGCCCTCTATGCCGGCGCCTGGGTCCTGTTCTGCAGCACCTCGCCGAGCCTCGGCGGCCTCTCGACGATCGGCGACTGGTGGTTGCGCCCGCTCGCGTTCCAGAAGGCGATCCTGTGGAGCATGCTGTTCGAGGGCCTGGGCCTCGGCTGCGGGTTCGGTCCGCTCAGCGGACGCTACGCCCCGCCCGTCGGCGGCGCCCTCTACTTCCTCCGCCCCGGCACCACGAAGCTCGCGCTGTTCGCGCGCGCGCCGCTCCTCGGCGGCACGCGGCGCACCCCGCTCGACGTCGCGCTCTACCTCGCGCTGCTCGCCCTGCTCGTGCGCGCGCTGCTCGCCCCCGCGCTCGGCGCCTCGCACCTCGTGCCGATCGCCGCGCTCGTGCCGGTCCTCGCCGTCGCCGATCGCACCATCTTCCTCGCGCTGCGCGCCGAACACTACTGGACCACCGTCGTCGTGTTCGCGGCCACCGCCGACTGGATCGGCGGCGCAAAGGCGGTCCAGCTCGCGCTCTGGCTCTGGGCCGGCGTCTCGAAGCTCAACCACCACTTCCCGACCGTCGTGTGCGTGATGACGAGCAATAGCCCGTTAGCCCGCTTCGCGTGGCTGCGGCGGCGCATGTACGTCCGCTATCCGGACGACCTGCGCCCGTCGCGGCTCGCGATCGCGATGAGCCACGCCGGCACCGCGCTCGAGCTCGGCGTGCCCATCGTGCTCGCGCGCTCGACCGGCCAGACGACGATCGCCGTCGGCATCGCGATGGCGCTCGCGCTCCACGCCTTCATTACGAGCAATGTGCCGATGGGCGCGCCGATCGAGTGGAACCTGATGGTGGTCTACGGCGTGTTCGCGCTGTTCTGGGCCCACCCCGGCGCGTACCCGTTCGACGTCGGCCCGCCGCTGCTCGGCGCGCTCCTCGCGATCATGCTCGTCGCTGTTCCGCTCCTCGGCAACATCGCGCCAGGGCGGATCTCGTTCCTGCTCGCGATGCGGTACTACGCCGGAAACTGGCCCTATAGCGTGTGGCTGTTCCGCGGCGACAGCTATCGCAAGCTCGACCGGCTCGTGAAGGCCGCGCCGTGGATCTACGACCAGCTCGGCCGGTTCTACGACCGCGCCACGTCGGTCGGCCTCGTCGGCAAGGTGCTCGCGTTCCGCCTCATGCACCTCCAGGGCCGCGCGCTGCCGGTCCTGCTGCCGAAGGCGATCGAGGGCCCGCTCCACGAGTACGAGTACCTCGACGGCGAGCTCGTCGGCGGCCTCGCGCTCGGCTGGAACTTCGGCGACGGCCACCTGCACCGCGATGGCTTGCTGCGCGCGATCCAGGACCAGTGCGGCTTCGCCCCAGGCGAGCTGCGCTGCATATTCGTCGAAAGCCAGCCGCTCGGCGGCGCGAAGATGGCGTATCAGATCCACGACGCTGCCTCCGGCCTGCTCGACGCCGGCGAGCTCGACGCGCGCGAGCTGCGTGGGCGCCAGCCGTGGGCGGGCCCGTGA
- a CDS encoding DUF1330 domain-containing protein — protein MGADGRQHVLLMGLQLADETSYARYRAGMMPILLSHGGAFGHDFVVARVLKGDERINRVFTLLFPDRAAQERFFADPHYRAVRAELFEPAVAAVFVLGELEATAG, from the coding sequence ATGGGCGCTGACGGCCGGCAGCACGTGCTCCTGATGGGGCTCCAGCTGGCGGACGAGACGTCCTACGCCCGCTACCGCGCCGGCATGATGCCGATCCTGCTGTCCCACGGCGGCGCGTTCGGCCACGATTTCGTCGTGGCGCGCGTGCTGAAGGGGGATGAGCGGATCAACCGCGTCTTCACCCTCCTGTTCCCCGACCGCGCGGCGCAGGAGCGGTTCTTCGCCGACCCGCACTACCGCGCCGTGCGCGCCGAGCTCTTCGAGCCGGCGGTCGCGGCGGTCTTCGTCCTCGGCGAGCTCGAAGCGACGGCGGGGTGA
- a CDS encoding SDR family NAD(P)-dependent oxidoreductase — protein MSTRIDRVIITGASSGIGLDLARRFLAEGSSVVMNGRDPEKLEQARRSLDGGARVVAVPGHVGDRATARAVAAAALERFGGVDVLINNAGIFGVKPFLESTEEDLERFFTTNVKGTFLMTQAAVPLMIEGGGGSIINVGTVLVQQAMARMPAAAAMASKGGVHALTVSLAAELAAHNIRVNTLAPGVIRTPLIGEGADSLASIHPLQRVGEVRDTTEAALFLARAGFVTGTTLDVDGGYSHGR, from the coding sequence ATGTCCACCAGAATCGATCGCGTCATCATCACGGGCGCCAGCAGCGGTATCGGTCTCGACCTCGCAAGGCGCTTCCTGGCCGAGGGATCGAGCGTCGTCATGAACGGCCGCGACCCGGAGAAGCTCGAGCAGGCGCGGCGGAGCCTCGACGGCGGCGCGCGCGTCGTCGCCGTGCCGGGCCACGTCGGTGACCGCGCCACGGCGCGGGCCGTCGCCGCGGCCGCGCTCGAGCGGTTCGGCGGCGTCGACGTGCTGATCAACAACGCCGGGATCTTCGGCGTGAAGCCGTTCCTCGAGAGCACGGAGGAGGACCTGGAGCGGTTCTTCACCACCAACGTGAAAGGGACGTTCCTGATGACGCAGGCGGCGGTGCCGCTGATGATCGAGGGCGGCGGGGGCTCGATCATCAATGTCGGCACGGTGCTGGTGCAGCAGGCCATGGCGCGGATGCCGGCCGCGGCCGCCATGGCCAGCAAGGGCGGCGTCCACGCGCTCACCGTCTCGCTGGCCGCCGAGCTCGCCGCCCACAACATCCGCGTGAACACGCTGGCGCCCGGCGTCATCCGCACGCCGCTCATCGGCGAAGGCGCGGACTCGCTGGCCTCGATCCACCCGCTGCAGCGCGTCGGCGAGGTGCGGGATACGACGGAAGCGGCGCTGTTCCTGGCCAGGGCCGGCTTCGTGACAGGCACGACGCTCGACGTCGATGGAGGCTATTCCCATGGGCGCTGA
- a CDS encoding LysR family transcriptional regulator, whose translation MTYDQLVAFLAVAGEGTFSAASARLHKSQPAVSKLVRNLERELGVELFDRREYRATLTDAGRLFHERAAAVIEGTEALRSFGMRLSGKAEPIVRLAVEAVTPLGPIMDIFRGLQARYPLVRIELGTERLAGTADALREDRADLAVATKLGIDGSAVETARFCDVRVIPVARFDHPLATCGAPIPPALLRAHAQIILRDSARGSASPSLNVLEGGLRWTVTDVGAKKEVILAGMGWGGLPEHVAAGALAAGELVALQVPEFVADTMELFVIRRRDRPHGVVA comes from the coding sequence ATGACCTACGATCAGCTCGTCGCCTTCCTCGCCGTCGCGGGCGAGGGCACGTTCAGCGCCGCGTCCGCGCGGCTGCACAAGTCTCAGCCGGCCGTGAGCAAGCTGGTGCGCAACCTCGAGCGCGAGCTGGGGGTCGAGCTGTTCGATCGCCGGGAGTACCGCGCCACGCTCACCGACGCCGGCCGCCTGTTCCATGAGCGCGCCGCGGCCGTCATCGAGGGCACCGAGGCGCTGCGCAGCTTCGGCATGCGCCTCTCGGGCAAGGCGGAGCCGATCGTGCGGCTCGCCGTCGAAGCGGTGACGCCGCTCGGCCCCATCATGGACATCTTCCGGGGGCTGCAAGCGCGTTATCCCCTGGTGCGCATCGAGCTCGGCACCGAGCGGCTGGCGGGCACCGCCGACGCGCTGCGCGAGGACCGCGCCGATCTCGCGGTCGCCACGAAGCTCGGGATCGACGGCTCAGCGGTGGAGACGGCGCGCTTCTGCGATGTGCGGGTGATCCCTGTGGCGCGCTTCGATCACCCGTTGGCCACCTGCGGCGCGCCGATCCCGCCCGCGCTGCTGCGGGCGCACGCGCAGATCATCCTGCGCGACAGCGCGCGGGGGAGCGCCTCGCCGTCCCTGAACGTGCTGGAGGGCGGCCTGCGCTGGACGGTCACCGACGTCGGGGCGAAGAAGGAGGTCATCCTCGCGGGCATGGGCTGGGGCGGGCTGCCCGAGCACGTGGCCGCCGGCGCGCTGGCGGCGGGTGAGCTCGTGGCGCTGCAGGTCCCCGAGTTCGTGGCCGACACCATGGAGCTCTTCGTGATCCGCCGCCGTGATCGGCCGCACGGCGTCGTCGCGTAG
- a CDS encoding LysR family transcriptional regulator, with amino-acid sequence MHIDLNLLPALDALLEERSVSAAAARLHLSQPAMSRTLGRIRDATGDPILVRAGRTMALTPRALALRQEVQAIVQRAHAVFAPERELDLARLERTFTVRCHDALTTALGARLLRAAQEQAPLVKVRLLAEPAGDTDDLRQGRVDLEIGSTEPALPEIRGELVGEDRVVVALRRAHPLARGRLTARRYAEALHVTVSRRGRLRDPIDDALEALGLRRRVVAAAPTCAAAIHFAHESDLVVALPARVCGPIVRALGLGTRPLPLDAPELRIVQLWHQRCEGDKAHAWLRGHTREILRAICRGEA; translated from the coding sequence ATGCATATCGACCTGAACCTGTTGCCGGCGCTGGACGCGTTGCTCGAGGAGAGGAGCGTCAGCGCCGCGGCGGCCCGCTTGCATCTGTCCCAGCCCGCGATGAGCCGGACGCTGGGGCGCATCCGGGACGCCACGGGGGACCCGATCCTGGTGCGCGCCGGCCGGACGATGGCGCTCACGCCCCGCGCGCTGGCCCTGCGACAGGAGGTCCAGGCCATCGTCCAGCGAGCGCACGCGGTGTTCGCGCCCGAGCGGGAGCTCGACCTGGCGAGGCTCGAGCGGACCTTCACCGTCCGCTGCCACGACGCCCTCACGACGGCGCTCGGCGCGCGGCTCTTGCGAGCGGCGCAGGAGCAGGCCCCTCTCGTGAAGGTCCGGCTCCTGGCCGAGCCCGCGGGAGATACGGACGACCTGCGCCAAGGGCGCGTGGATCTCGAGATCGGCTCGACGGAGCCCGCGCTCCCCGAGATCCGCGGGGAGCTCGTCGGCGAAGATCGCGTCGTCGTCGCCCTCCGCCGGGCTCACCCGCTCGCGCGCGGCCGGCTCACCGCCAGGCGCTACGCCGAGGCGCTCCACGTCACCGTCTCGCGCCGTGGCCGCCTGCGCGATCCGATCGACGACGCGCTCGAGGCCCTGGGGCTGCGGCGGCGCGTCGTCGCGGCGGCTCCCACGTGCGCGGCGGCCATCCATTTCGCCCACGAGAGCGATCTCGTCGTCGCGCTGCCGGCGCGCGTCTGCGGTCCCATCGTGCGAGCGCTGGGCCTCGGCACCCGTCCGCTGCCGCTCGACGCGCCGGAGCTCAGGATCGTTCAGCTGTGGCACCAGCGCTGCGAGGGCGACAAGGCGCATGCATGGCTGCGCGGACACACGCGCGAGATCCTCCGAGCGATCTGTCGTGGAGAGGCGTGA
- a CDS encoding inositol monophosphatase family protein, which translates to MSRGRGAGRAEDESLLPAVVAALSAAGERLVGRFSTEPRPRSREDIFAALGANDAVSLDALREPLSRARPEARWVEDELECGPLPPGEWWVTDTVEGNINHVHGMADWCVTATLVRDNEPVLTAVHLPLTGDTYTARKGAGATLGTRRIRASAKTELGAAFVGTGQARPGEDEETYRRMGMSVTAMLRSALVLRVSVPATLQLIQVAAGRMDVFWQYSQIRSGLLAGALLVEEAGGVVTDTRGERWSLASEDFLAAAPGLHAGAAFVLSTIR; encoded by the coding sequence ATGTCGCGAGGCCGAGGCGCGGGCCGCGCGGAGGACGAGTCCCTGCTGCCCGCGGTCGTCGCGGCGCTCTCCGCGGCAGGCGAGCGGCTCGTCGGTCGCTTCTCGACAGAGCCGCGCCCGAGGAGCCGAGAGGACATCTTCGCCGCGCTCGGCGCCAACGATGCGGTCTCCCTCGATGCGCTTCGCGAGCCGTTGTCGCGCGCTCGCCCGGAGGCCCGGTGGGTCGAGGACGAGCTCGAGTGCGGGCCCCTCCCGCCAGGGGAGTGGTGGGTCACCGACACCGTCGAGGGGAACATCAACCACGTTCACGGGATGGCGGACTGGTGTGTCACGGCGACCCTCGTCCGCGACAACGAGCCGGTCCTGACAGCGGTGCACCTGCCCTTGACCGGCGACACGTACACCGCCCGGAAGGGCGCCGGCGCGACCCTGGGGACCAGGAGAATTCGAGCGTCGGCGAAGACGGAGCTCGGCGCTGCCTTCGTCGGGACCGGCCAGGCGAGGCCGGGCGAGGACGAGGAGACGTACCGGCGGATGGGCATGTCCGTCACCGCGATGCTCCGGAGCGCGCTCGTCCTGCGCGTCTCGGTCCCGGCCACCCTCCAGCTCATTCAGGTCGCGGCCGGCCGGATGGACGTCTTCTGGCAGTACAGCCAGATCCGCTCCGGGCTCCTCGCGGGGGCGCTGCTCGTCGAGGAGGCCGGGGGCGTGGTCACGGACACACGCGGGGAGCGCTGGAGCCTGGCCAGCGAGGACTTCCTGGCCGCGGCGCCCGGGCTCCACGCCGGCGCGGCCTTCGTCCTGTCGACCATCCGATGA
- a CDS encoding NADPH-dependent F420 reductase gives MGNIGILGSGRVATVLANKLAGAGHAVTIGARDPAQAAVKWSGARVELRDHAETARLASIVINATPGDTSVERLGALRDALKGKILVDVSNATLRGRDGLPGSLLYPNGSVAERLQAALPETAVVKTLNTMLFTVMADPTSLRAAPTAFLSGNDEGAKAVVGRLLGDLGWPSDWIEDLGDIETARGPEAVALLVPSVLRRRGLAPFAIALAR, from the coding sequence ATGGGAAACATTGGAATCCTCGGCTCGGGCCGCGTCGCCACCGTCCTCGCGAACAAGCTCGCTGGCGCCGGGCACGCCGTCACGATCGGCGCCAGAGACCCGGCGCAAGCCGCTGTGAAATGGTCGGGGGCGCGCGTCGAGCTCAGGGATCACGCGGAGACCGCGCGCCTGGCCTCGATCGTCATCAACGCCACCCCGGGGGACACGAGCGTGGAGCGGCTCGGCGCCCTCCGTGACGCGCTGAAGGGAAAGATCCTCGTCGACGTCTCCAACGCGACGCTGCGCGGCCGAGACGGCCTTCCGGGCAGCCTGCTTTACCCGAACGGCAGCGTCGCCGAGCGCCTGCAGGCTGCGCTGCCCGAGACGGCCGTGGTCAAGACGCTGAACACCATGCTGTTCACCGTCATGGCGGATCCCACGAGCCTGCGCGCCGCCCCGACCGCGTTCCTCTCCGGCAACGACGAGGGCGCGAAGGCGGTCGTCGGACGGTTGCTCGGCGATCTGGGCTGGCCGTCCGACTGGATCGAAGATCTCGGAGACATCGAGACCGCTCGCGGCCCCGAGGCGGTCGCCTTGCTCGTCCCCTCCGTGCTGCGAAGGCGAGGGCTCGCGCCGTTCGCCATCGCGCTCGCCCGGTAA